Part of the Sporomusaceae bacterium FL31 genome, TACCCGCAGTGTCCGGGGTTCAAATCCCTGCGCCGCCACCATTTAAAATTAAAACCTCGCTGATGCAGCGAGGTTTTTTGTTTCCTATTAATACAAATCTCCATGATAACTATACCAAGCACCTTTCCCCCGTAAAATGTCGCCACCCGATCCTGGCTCATCGCCAGCCTTAATCACCCAGAAATCCCACCTTTCCATAGAATTTGCCGGCCCGTAAGGTTCATGCCAACGAGAATCGCCGTCCATATTGTCAGCCGCTTCAGCATGAGTCATAACATGGGTGTTATCCATCGGAATATTAAATACATTGGTTAAGACAGCCAAGGCTTGAGCAATAGCCTCTACTTGCTGCTCTGTTGGAGGCTCAGGGCCTAAATCATCGGTCGACTGGGCATTGTAAGCACAAGCAGCCGAAATAGCTACTGCACCGCTATTCCGATGATAAGTGTGCAGCTTATATTCATTAAAATCATCAGTACTTATAAACAGTTCTCCACCTTGACCGACATTAATATGATAATCGGTAAAATACTGGTCATAATGCCCGGCAGACCAATGAATATATATTTTAATCGGACGGCCCATTTTATCCGCAACTTTTTGTAAATTCTCTTTTGCTTCTTCAGCCTTACATCGAAGCTCTGACAATACGATCTGTCTCATAGCCACTCACTCCCCGCACAAGTTAATAGGACTGATTATACTATACTATACTATACTATGCATACAGCAGCATTATTGGCAACTCACAAGCCCCTACTAGTTTAATCCAGATATGAAGCACTTCAACACAGCGCCAACAATTAAGACAGCCTTCTACCGAATAAAGCACGTGGCATCCACCAAAGAACATTTGTCCATTTGCTTTCTATTGACAATTACACATTAAGTCGATATAATCACTTTAACAAGATAATATTTTACTGGTAATGACGGAAAAAAGTAACTTGGCAAGATTCATTCAGAGAGCTAGTGGTTGGTGCGAACTAGCTGAAACGGCTTAGTGAAGTTCCTTCCTGAACTGCAGGCTGAAATAATAGTAGGCTTTGCCGTACATCTACGTTACAGATTTAAAGTAATCTTATGATAAATATAGGGTGGTACCGCGGCAGCTCGCCCCTCATGCGGTACCCTTTTTTATTTTCTCAGAAGATCAATTTGGGTGGTACCACGGTAACTATCGTCCCTCTTAATGTTAAGAGGGACGATTTTTTCTTCTAAATTAAACATTGGAAGAAATAAAAAAATATTTCTAGGAGGTCTCTATGAATATTCCATTAATTATTGTCTCAATTTATATCGCTTCACTATTTGCAATCAGCTATTACGCTAAGAAGCGGTCTAGCGGCAGCGCAACCAATTATGTTCTTGCCGGAAGACAACTAACAACCCCTTTAATAACTGTATCAATTGTCGGTTTGGCAGTAGGTGGAGCTTCAACAATCGGAGTAGCTGAACAAGCCTACAAAGTTGGCTTATCTGCAGGCTGGTATACAACGGCCTGGGGCATTGGAGCCATCGTTATGGGTATGCTTGTCGCAAAAAAATATCGTGAATTAAATATTACGACAATTCCTGAACTTCTGGGTCGCTACTATGATAAACGAGGCATGATTGCCGGAGTAGCTTGCCAAATCGTTATTCAATTGGTAGTCATGTCACTGCAATATATAGCAGGTGGCAGCATACTATGTGCATTAGTGCCTGAAGTATTTACTTTTACTTCCGGAGTATTAACAAGTGCTGTTGTTTTCATTAGCATAACAGCTATTGGTGGAATGTGGTCAGCAAGTCTATGCAATATTTTAAATGTTAGTTTAAAATATATCGGAATTATATTGGCCACTATTTTCAGCATTAATCATGCTGGTGGTATTGAAAGCATCAAGATTCAGCTTCCGCCCAACGTTCCTTATCTCGATTTATTTGCTGGTGTTGGCCTGCTAGGCATTTTAAGCTGGATTATTGTTCTCGTTACTGTTAATTTGTCTTTACAAAGTATCATTCAAATCTCGCTTGGTGCTAAAGACGTCCAAACAGCCCGCCGTGGTTTTATCATTGGCGGTTTGATGATGCTTCCCATCGGTTTTGTTAGTGCCATGATGGGCGTTATTGCCAAAACTATGTTTCCTGATGTCAGTCCGGCGATGGCTTTACCAATGACCATCATGTCATTAAATCCAATATTGGCCGGAATAACACTGGCAGCCTTATGGGCAGCTGACGTCTCAACAGCTTGCAGTTTATTGCTTAGTTCAGCCACACTATTTTCACAGGATATTTATAAAAAATTCATTAACCCTACTGTAAGTGAGAAGCACTTCCTGACTATAACCAAAGGATCGGTAGTTGTATTAGGGCTATTAACCCTGCTATTTGCAATGACCATTAGCGGAATTATCAATACACTGATGATTGGCCTTAGTCTTACTGCCGCTTTCAGTATTACCGTCTTATTTACACTTTTTGCACCAGGCCTATGCCGGAAGAGTTCTGCTTTCTTCACCATCATAACCGGTTTAGTAGTTCTTATCCTCTGGCAAACCGTTCCGGCAGTTCGTATTTTTCCTCACGTAATCTATCTGGAATGGCTAACTTGTCTTGGTGCTTTTCTCTTAACTTACTTATTGGATCAAGCCCCCATCAATTTTCAATCCCCTGATCAGGCGAAAGCTTAACCACTATCCATGCCGTTCGTACTTAGACTTTCTTCAGCATTAAGTTTCTATAATGCTGCAAGACCAGCTGTTTATTAGAAAAACCACTGACCCAACCACTCCAAAAAAGACTTGAGTAAAGCGAGTTTTGCTTACTCAAGTCTTTTATATTGATGCTTACAAGATTATAGGCATGCTCCAGGAGCATAGCAAACCGCAATCATTGCGAGCACCTTATACTTCAAACACAGGATTGTCGACTCTGCTTACTATTTTAGCAAGCTAAAAGCTTTATAATGAAAGAACAATAACTAAGCCCAAAAGTACTATAACAAGCACTTCCAGGCTTAGTTTCAGCAGATAATATACAATTATATCTTCAGCGTAACACCACTGTTTTGTTCGCGCAGCAGCACTTCAACCAACTGAACAATCTGAGCACCAGCCTCTACTGGCGGAATTCCTTTCCTATGAATATTGGAAATAACATTCCGCTGTGACTCCGGTTTCAACGGACTTGATTCATAAGCCATATACGAGCTCATGCTTTCGCCAGTTGCTAATCCTGGCCTTTCCCCAACAAGTAATACCGTCACTTTGGCTGCAAGAGCTTCACTAATTTGATCCATAGTAGCCACCCGGCCATATTTGATAAAAATGGGTATTCCCAATGCATGGCCATTGGCCGTTACTCCATCCACAATAACCGGATAAATATCGGCAATATTCGCATTAATCGCAGGGGAGCTCAAACCGTCAGCCACAAGAATTTGCACCACCGGACTGGCACTGCAGTTTCTTTTAATTCCTGCAATTGTTTCAGATGAAAATCTGCGACCTAAATCTGGCCTGGTAATATATTGTTCTTTATCTTTAGCTAAAGTTTTAACCTTATAAAAACCAAGTTGATCAATGATTTTTTCATCGACAGTTGACCACACCGCATCCATTGCTACCGCATGATCAGCCCGAAATCGAAGCAAGGTTTCAGTCTTGACCCGATCTCCAGCCCGGCCTACGCAAATACGGGCATTCGTAGATTTTTTAAGCCGGATACAGCTTTCCTGGTCCTTTGGCCGATCTACAGTGCTCCTGCCCGTATAATCAGTGGCCGCTATATCGCCAATAAATTCTTCTTCCATATCTTCACCTCCTAAACTGTAAATAGCGAGGGGTCACCAGCCTGAGCAGTCAGACGGCCTTCCGTCATAATCCCTAGTCTTTCCATTCGTTCGGCAAATTCTTTTATCGGTGTTTTTCCAGTAAGCTCGCGCAAGGCAGCCATATCATGATAACTAGTAGTCTGATACATGAGCATAACATCATCACCGCCAGGGATACCCATGAAATAAGTACAATCACCAGCAGCCAGAATCATAGCCAGATTTTCCAGATCATTTTGGTCGGCTTTCATATGATTGGTATAACAAACATCCACGCCCATTGGCAAACCCGTTAATTTTCCCATAAAGTGATCTTCCAGTCCCGCTCTAATCATCTGACGGCCATCATATAAATATTCCGGTCCAATAAAGCCGACAACAGTATTAACTAAAAACGGGTGATACCGCTTTGCCAAACCATAGCAGCGTGCTTCCATAGTAACCTGATCAGCATCATTATGGCCTTCCGACGATAGTTCTGATCCCTGCCCTGTTTCAAAATACATAAAGTTTTCTCCTGCCGAGCATTTCCTGGACTGCATCAATTGATAGGCTTCGTCCATTAACCTGACATGAATACCAAAAGCTTCATTAGATTTTTGTGAACCAGCCAGACTTTGAAACATTAAATCCATTGGGGCTCCTCTTTTCAAGGCTTCCATCTGGGTAGTCACATGAGCCAAAATACAATTTTGGGTTGGAATTTCCCATTTCGTCATAAATTCTTTAAACTGTCTTAAAAGAGCCGTAATACTCTCAATACTGTCAACAACCGGATTCAAACCAATAACGGCATCTCCGACACCATAACTAATCCCCTCCATGACTGAGGCCATAACACCACCGATGTCATCAGTCGGGTGATTTGGCTGCAACCGGGATGATAAAGTTCCGGGCTTACCAATCGTAGTATTGCAAGTTGCGGTAACCCTTAGTTTTTTAGCTGCATAAACTAAATCCAAATTGCTCATAAGCTTAGTCACACCGGCAATCATTTCAGCTGTTAAACCATCCCGAATTGCTGCCAGTGATGAACTGTTACTTTTTAAAATAAACTCTCTAAATTCGCCAACCGTCATCGATTTTATTTGATTATAAGAATCAGTCACAACTGCATCCTGAATCACTCGGGTTACTTCATCGGCTTCATAAGGAATAACCGGGTTATTACGCAGTTCTTCCAGCGTCAGCTCAGAGAGTACCACTTTGGCAGCTACTCTTTCCGCCGTACTTGTCGCCGCAATACCGGCTAAATTATCGCCTGATTTCTCCTCATTCGCTTTTGCTAATACCTCTTTTACATCTTTGAACCGGTATATGCTGCCAAATAGTTTTGTTTTTAAAATCATTGATCTTCACCTGCTTCCTGTACTCAGCATAAAAATTAGTTTTTAAAAATCATCGTCTTGATAATCACCGGCACTACATTGCCAATTGGCTTACCGATATCAATATAATCACCGCAATCGACTTTGATTTTATCCAGGCAAATGACTGGCTTGGAATTCTTAGTTAATATATTGATGGTCTGACCCAAGGCTTTGGCAAAATCATTTTCGACAACGACAATAATGGCTTCGTTACTATGAGCATTAACAGCAATGATTACTCTGGCCAGTTCTTTTATTTCATCATACGTAGGACAAGCAGGCCCCTGGAAAGCAATAGCTGCGTTTGTTACTTTATATAACCCACTTCGCGCCCGGATAGCACTGCAGATATCGGCAATTTCACTTTTAGCATGACCAGCCTGAATAATTGGAATATTTTTTAATGGCAATACAGCCTCGTTACACACAATAGTACTACCACTTATTTTTACTGAATGGCTGCCAGCACCAACTGCGGTTGCCCTTATTTTTTCCTTTGGCAGCAAAAATCGACTGCGATATTGTTCAAAAGCTGCTCGTATTGACTGTCCCAGCAAAGGGCCAATATCACCAAATTGCCGGATTTCCTGCAACGTAGTGACGGAAACATTGCCATAGATAAACTCAGCAACGCCACCGGAAAACATCATATAGTTAGGCACTAAGCCTTTATGTCTATGATGAATAAATAAGCTTCCTATATCTGGATTGATCGGCTTGTTTTCAGTAATCGCGATAAGACCTGCAGCCAAAAAATCAGTTAACCGCCTTAATTGCTTAACTGTTGGAATTTCGCCCACCAACAACTTCAGCCGCAAACCGCTAATCACAGACTTTAACTTGTCAGAAATATAAGTAATCCGCCCGCCGGAATCAAGCTGAATTAATCTGCCGCCAATATCCAGTGCAAAAGAATCAATGACCTCCCCGTCAAAAAACACTGCCGCATTGGTAGTGCCACCGCCAATATCAAAGTTTATCACATGATCAGTGAAGATTTTGGACTGATCACGTGCACCAGCGCCACACCCAGCTAAAATTCCTTCTAAATCAGGACCGGCTGTAGCCACAACAAAATCGCCGGCAAACTCAGCAAGCTCACGTAAGACTTCTTCTGCATTTTCTTTGCGCGCTGTTTCGCCAGTTATAATAATAGCACCTGTGGCGATAGCTCCTTTTCGAACAGCCGCTGCCTGATACTCGCTGCTTACAATTGCTTTTAGACTGACCATATCGATAACTTCGCGGGAAAGCAGCGGTGTAAAATGGACTCTACTTTTGTATACAATATCAGTTTGAGCAATCTTTACCTCAGAAGCCACCAAAGCCGTTATCTTGCTTTCCACCGTAATTTTACTAAAAATGACCTGAGTTGTCGTTGTGCCAATATCAATTCCCACACTTAAAAATTCCCTTTTCACCCTGCAGTTGATCAACTCCCTTGTTTTATCAATTCTAATGAGGAATACCATGAAACTCAGCACCCCTCATTAGATATGGAATAAACTGCCTTATTGCCGAATATACGATTACTCGTCCAGCTCTTTTAATACACCAAATTCTTCTTCAAACGGCCGGATATTTTTATTACCCCAGATAAAGTAATAGATAATGGCTATACCATATACTACTAAGACCGACACGATGGCATCACTGGAAGTATAAAACAAACTTCCCAGGCAAAACAGTGCCATAATGAAACTAATAATCGGAATACTCGGATAAGCTACCTTAAAAGGCCGTTTGAGATTGGGCTCGGTAGAACGCAGGACAAACAAACTGACCAAGCTGATTAGATACATGATCACTGAACCAAACACCGAGATGGTAATGACTACATTAGTCAAACCAGTTAAAGCAGCACCCAAACCAATAATACCG contains:
- the eutC gene encoding ethanolamine ammonia-lyase light chain, with amino-acid sequence MEEEFIGDIAATDYTGRSTVDRPKDQESCIRLKKSTNARICVGRAGDRVKTETLLRFRADHAVAMDAVWSTVDEKIIDQLGFYKVKTLAKDKEQYITRPDLGRRFSSETIAGIKRNCSASPVVQILVADGLSSPAINANIADIYPVIVDGVTANGHALGIPIFIKYGRVATMDQISEALAAKVTVLLVGERPGLATGESMSSYMAYESSPLKPESQRNVISNIHRKGIPPVEAGAQIVQLVEVLLREQNSGVTLKI
- the eutA gene encoding ethanolamine ammonia-lyase, with translation MVFLIRIDKTRELINCRVKREFLSVGIDIGTTTTQVIFSKITVESKITALVASEVKIAQTDIVYKSRVHFTPLLSREVIDMVSLKAIVSSEYQAAAVRKGAIATGAIIITGETARKENAEEVLRELAEFAGDFVVATAGPDLEGILAGCGAGARDQSKIFTDHVINFDIGGGTTNAAVFFDGEVIDSFALDIGGRLIQLDSGGRITYISDKLKSVISGLRLKLLVGEIPTVKQLRRLTDFLAAGLIAITENKPINPDIGSLFIHHRHKGLVPNYMMFSGGVAEFIYGNVSVTTLQEIRQFGDIGPLLGQSIRAAFEQYRSRFLLPKEKIRATAVGAGSHSVKISGSTIVCNEAVLPLKNIPIIQAGHAKSEIADICSAIRARSGLYKVTNAAIAFQGPACPTYDEIKELARVIIAVNAHSNEAIIVVVENDFAKALGQTINILTKNSKPVICLDKIKVDCGDYIDIGKPIGNVVPVIIKTMIFKN
- a CDS encoding sodium:solute symporter family protein yields the protein MNIPLIIVSIYIASLFAISYYAKKRSSGSATNYVLAGRQLTTPLITVSIVGLAVGGASTIGVAEQAYKVGLSAGWYTTAWGIGAIVMGMLVAKKYRELNITTIPELLGRYYDKRGMIAGVACQIVIQLVVMSLQYIAGGSILCALVPEVFTFTSGVLTSAVVFISITAIGGMWSASLCNILNVSLKYIGIILATIFSINHAGGIESIKIQLPPNVPYLDLFAGVGLLGILSWIIVLVTVNLSLQSIIQISLGAKDVQTARRGFIIGGLMMLPIGFVSAMMGVIAKTMFPDVSPAMALPMTIMSLNPILAGITLAALWAADVSTACSLLLSSATLFSQDIYKKFINPTVSEKHFLTITKGSVVVLGLLTLLFAMTISGIINTLMIGLSLTAAFSITVLFTLFAPGLCRKSSAFFTIITGLVVLILWQTVPAVRIFPHVIYLEWLTCLGAFLLTYLLDQAPINFQSPDQAKA
- a CDS encoding ethanolamine transporter, with protein sequence MILKTKLFGSIYRFKDVKEVLAKANEEKSGDNLAGIAATSTAERVAAKVVLSELTLEELRNNPVIPYEADEVTRVIQDAVVTDSYNQIKSMTVGEFREFILKSNSSSLAAIRDGLTAEMIAGVTKLMSNLDLVYAAKKLRVTATCNTTIGKPGTLSSRLQPNHPTDDIGGVMASVMEGISYGVGDAVIGLNPVVDSIESITALLRQFKEFMTKWEIPTQNCILAHVTTQMEALKRGAPMDLMFQSLAGSQKSNEAFGIHVRLMDEAYQLMQSRKCSAGENFMYFETGQGSELSSEGHNDADQVTMEARCYGLAKRYHPFLVNTVVGFIGPEYLYDGRQMIRAGLEDHFMGKLTGLPMGVDVCYTNHMKADQNDLENLAMILAAGDCTYFMGIPGGDDVMLMYQTTSYHDMAALRELTGKTPIKEFAERMERLGIMTEGRLTAQAGDPSLFTV